A portion of the Chloroflexota bacterium genome contains these proteins:
- a CDS encoding tetratricopeptide repeat protein, with the protein MSSWGMGDGIGEFGPIIAKKYGSMGIVYIVPDWDWKRIFAVKTYRDILGERGTSKFLEEALCWVNLEKHTNIVFANFVETVEEKLCIFLEYIENLKHLSYYIGKLDISQALDYAIQFCTGMVYAYNKRRIVHRDIKPDNIFVTPDGVLKISDFGLAKAIERLEKGQNRGSYTTTGYSVGALPYKAPEQYSALVRKRYQFPHGQITTRSDIYSFGVTFYQLMTKKLPLKVEEVFIKKKPINPCKLNKEIPEQLGALLMKCLEYNPADRYGSFTEVRRALIDVYSSLPEEQKAFGATYSVRGRKLPLTAVDWVSKGFSLTRLGRHNDAINCFRKAQKRNPKLVEAWLNEGACLMELGKHEEAIALFDKALGLYQFSTQAWALKVQALASLGRVKEAICCFSEALRKIALYSPEPLDTVEYFMRQGNYEQALSYCNKALGADPADRATLVKRAACLKAMGKNDEAIESLDVAMKMNSDNREYEYFRALAWNASALLDLGRDEEIFRWVKEELEMETERRMLLPLRWEKEEVPSRSALLDNIAFCDKVLKINRASYTDALWHKAMSLISLRRYQQAVYCLDEALKIGQENHWMWTDNGLALEMLGRYEDAIHCFEQALRTDPGQYVASTGKARLLAKLARREEMIEFLLELRRSAPKVLDEWVEQGEILLIWKGEHEKAIELFDMALTADGRMARAWGGKGSALMLLQRYVDAIHCFDKLLEINPRSSDGWYRKGVCLTYLDSHDEAKDCFLNFIKLAPPEKADLIKTAKDYLSQLGQKDGGR; encoded by the coding sequence ATGAGTAGCTGGGGCATGGGCGATGGAATTGGTGAATTTGGCCCCATAATAGCTAAAAAGTATGGAAGTATGGGGATTGTGTATATTGTCCCAGATTGGGACTGGAAACGCATCTTTGCTGTTAAAACCTATAGGGACATACTTGGTGAGCGAGGCACAAGTAAATTCCTAGAAGAGGCATTGTGTTGGGTCAATCTGGAAAAACACACCAATATTGTCTTCGCCAACTTCGTCGAGACTGTAGAAGAAAAACTATGCATTTTCCTAGAATACATCGAGAATCTCAAACACCTGTCTTATTATATCGGCAAGCTGGATATCTCTCAGGCCTTGGACTATGCAATTCAATTCTGCACCGGCATGGTATATGCCTATAACAAGCGACGGATAGTTCACCGGGATATAAAGCCTGACAACATATTTGTTACACCCGATGGAGTACTCAAGATTTCCGATTTCGGTTTGGCCAAAGCAATTGAGAGACTAGAAAAAGGACAAAATCGCGGAAGTTATACGACGACAGGGTATAGTGTGGGAGCACTGCCCTATAAAGCCCCAGAACAGTATTCTGCATTGGTACGCAAGCGATACCAATTTCCTCATGGACAAATCACTACAAGGAGTGATATCTACTCCTTTGGAGTTACGTTCTACCAGCTCATGACAAAAAAGCTTCCACTAAAAGTCGAAGAGGTGTTCATCAAGAAGAAACCGATTAATCCGTGTAAATTGAATAAGGAAATCCCCGAGCAACTTGGTGCACTACTTATGAAATGCCTTGAATACAACCCTGCGGACAGATATGGTAGCTTCACGGAAGTGAGGCGAGCACTAATAGATGTATATAGTTCGCTCCCTGAGGAGCAAAAGGCTTTTGGTGCTACATATTCTGTCAGAGGGAGAAAGTTACCCTTGACCGCTGTTGATTGGGTCAGTAAAGGTTTTTCCTTGACGCGCCTTGGCAGACATAATGACGCCATAAATTGTTTCAGGAAGGCTCAAAAGCGAAACCCAAAACTAGTAGAAGCTTGGCTAAACGAAGGTGCTTGTCTGATGGAACTAGGAAAGCACGAAGAGGCAATAGCCCTATTTGACAAGGCCTTGGGATTGTACCAATTCTCAACTCAAGCTTGGGCCTTGAAGGTACAGGCTTTAGCATCCCTGGGAAGAGTCAAGGAAGCTATCTGCTGTTTCAGTGAAGCCCTCCGGAAAATCGCGTTGTATTCTCCAGAACCGCTCGATACTGTAGAGTATTTCATGCGGCAGGGGAACTATGAACAAGCTCTTAGTTATTGTAACAAGGCCTTAGGGGCAGACCCGGCGGATCGGGCGACTTTGGTCAAAAGGGCTGCTTGTCTAAAAGCCATGGGCAAGAATGACGAGGCGATCGAGAGCCTTGATGTGGCAATGAAGATGAATTCAGACAATCGTGAATATGAGTATTTTCGTGCGTTGGCTTGGAACGCCTCGGCTCTATTAGATTTGGGAAGAGACGAAGAAATCTTTAGATGGGTGAAAGAGGAGTTGGAAATGGAGACAGAACGAAGGATGCTTTTGCCATTGAGATGGGAGAAGGAAGAAGTGCCATCACGGTCTGCGTTGCTGGATAATATAGCATTTTGTGACAAGGTATTGAAAATTAACCGCGCAAGCTATACTGATGCTCTGTGGCATAAGGCAATGAGTTTAATATCACTGCGGCGATATCAGCAAGCTGTCTACTGCCTTGACGAGGCTCTAAAGATAGGGCAGGAGAATCACTGGATGTGGACAGACAATGGTTTGGCCCTGGAAATGCTAGGCAGATATGAAGATGCAATCCACTGCTTTGAGCAGGCTCTCAGGACAGATCCAGGTCAGTATGTGGCCTCAACTGGCAAGGCACGTCTTCTAGCCAAGTTGGCAAGACGTGAGGAGATGATAGAGTTTCTGCTTGAATTGAGGAGATCAGCCCCAAAAGTGTTGGATGAGTGGGTTGAGCAAGGTGAGATTCTTTTAATTTGGAAGGGAGAACACGAGAAAGCAATCGAGTTATTTGATATGGCTCTTACTGCTGATGGCAGGATGGCCCGTGCCTGGGGTGGTAAAGGTTCTGCCTTGATGTTATTGCAGAGATATGTAGATGCAATCCACTGCTTTGACAAACTTCTCGAAATCAACCCGAGGTCTAGTGATGGCTGGTACCGCAAGGGTGTTTGCCTTACATATTTGGATAGCCATGATGAAGCAAAAGACTGCTTTTTGAACTTTATCAAGCTTGCACCGCCTGAAAAGGCGGACTTAATCAAAACCGCGAAAGATTACCTTAGCCAACTTGGGCAAAAAGATGGGGGAAGGTAA
- a CDS encoding transcriptional repressor, whose protein sequence is MANLIKQKAGASQALSSSSRRVTAQRTLLLELLRQSGGHVDADELYRRARRKNSRISLSTVYRNLQLFKKLGLIEEHHFDEEHHHYEAKSGAEHQHLLCISCGKVVEFACPVSQKFRENIGKKYDFDIGDVEVHMTGLCSSCRSK, encoded by the coding sequence ATGGCTAATCTAATCAAACAGAAGGCTGGGGCTAGCCAGGCACTAAGTAGTTCAAGCCGGCGGGTAACGGCTCAGCGTACTCTGCTACTGGAACTGCTTCGCCAGAGCGGCGGACATGTCGATGCCGATGAATTGTATCGCCGGGCACGAAGGAAGAACTCTCGGATTAGCCTGTCCACAGTCTACCGAAACTTGCAGCTTTTTAAGAAGTTGGGGCTGATAGAAGAGCATCACTTCGACGAGGAGCATCATCATTATGAGGCGAAGTCAGGGGCAGAACATCAGCATCTTTTGTGTATTAGTTGCGGCAAAGTCGTTGAATTTGCCTGTCCCGTGAGCCAGAAGTTTAGAGAGAATATCGGCAAAAAATATGACTTCGACATCGGTGATGTCGAAGTCCACATGACAGGCTTGTGCTCAAGCTGCCGCAGCAAGTAA
- a CDS encoding ferrous iron transport protein A — MSQNIQLTLGQMEAGQTGTVIQILGGRGLTRRLEALGIRPGKKVTKINSALFRGPVTLRADYTQVAIGFGMANKILVEIDTST; from the coding sequence ATGTCTCAGAATATACAACTGACTTTAGGTCAGATGGAAGCCGGGCAGACCGGTACGGTAATTCAAATTTTAGGTGGTCGAGGCTTGACCCGGCGCCTTGAGGCTCTGGGTATCAGGCCAGGGAAAAAGGTGACTAAAATAAACTCCGCACTTTTCCGCGGGCCGGTCACTCTCAGGGCAGACTATACCCAGGTGGCCATTGGTTTCGGCATGGCCAATAAAATACTGGTTGAAATCGATACCTCCACTTAA
- a CDS encoding ferrous iron transporter B yields MKILLMGNPNVGKSVLFSRLTGTRTIASNYPGTTVEFIKGALKLGQEQAEIIDVPGTYTLEPTSKAEEVAAEMLKEGDLIIDVVDATNLERNLNLTLQLLERQVPVIVALNMWDDAHHRGINIDVARLEELLGVPVVPTVGVTGQGIRELVSRLPEAATPQMVYSSSDERWAKIGDIVSQVQSLSHRHHTWREVLEDASSHPVGGAAIALLVLVATFLVIRFIGEGIINYVTDPFFNWLWTPLLMKLSLAFGSGGFWHDILVGRLINGQIDYLQSLGLFSTGLYIEFGVVIPYIVSFYLVLGILEDVGYLPRLAVLMDTLMHRLGLHGYAIIPTILGFGCNVPAVMATRILESRRERFIAATLISIGVPCAALQAMIIGLVGQQGIQYVAIVYGSLFVSWIIIGLILNYTVKGFSPELIMEIPPYRFPPWRVIGEKLWLRVYSFIKEALPIVLGAVLVVNILYMIGVFDFIANIAAPVLTGLFGLPKETVVALAIGFLRKDVAVGMLAPLGLTAKQLVISTTVMAMSFPCVATFVVLARELGAKDMLKATGIMIAAALIVGGLLNLIL; encoded by the coding sequence ATGAAGATCCTACTCATGGGCAACCCCAACGTGGGTAAGAGCGTTCTCTTTTCCAGACTTACCGGCACGCGCACTATCGCTTCAAATTATCCCGGCACCACTGTCGAGTTCATTAAAGGCGCTCTGAAACTTGGCCAGGAGCAGGCTGAGATTATTGATGTCCCCGGCACTTACACTCTCGAACCCACCAGCAAAGCAGAAGAGGTAGCTGCCGAAATGCTGAAGGAAGGGGATTTAATAATCGATGTGGTTGACGCCACCAATTTAGAGAGAAATCTCAACCTCACCTTGCAATTACTGGAAAGACAGGTGCCGGTAATAGTTGCACTTAACATGTGGGATGACGCTCATCACCGAGGGATAAATATAGATGTTGCCCGCCTAGAAGAGCTACTCGGCGTGCCGGTCGTCCCTACGGTAGGAGTAACCGGGCAAGGAATTAGAGAATTGGTCAGCCGTCTTCCCGAGGCAGCAACACCTCAGATGGTCTACTCTAGCAGCGATGAAAGGTGGGCAAAAATCGGCGATATCGTGAGCCAGGTACAATCGTTGAGCCATCGCCACCACACCTGGCGTGAGGTTTTGGAGGATGCCAGCAGCCATCCGGTAGGTGGGGCTGCTATCGCCCTGCTGGTTCTCGTTGCTACCTTCTTGGTCATCCGCTTTATCGGCGAAGGCATCATCAATTATGTGACTGACCCATTCTTTAACTGGCTCTGGACACCGTTGCTGATGAAGCTGAGTCTCGCTTTTGGGTCAGGGGGTTTCTGGCACGATATCCTGGTAGGCAGGCTAATCAATGGGCAGATTGACTATCTTCAGTCCCTCGGTCTGTTCAGCACGGGGCTTTATATCGAGTTCGGAGTGGTGATACCGTACATCGTCTCTTTCTATCTCGTACTGGGCATACTGGAGGATGTCGGATACCTGCCACGCCTGGCAGTATTAATGGACACATTGATGCACCGATTAGGGTTACACGGTTACGCCATAATCCCTACTATACTCGGCTTCGGATGTAACGTACCAGCGGTTATGGCAACCCGAATACTGGAGAGTCGGAGGGAGCGGTTCATTGCCGCTACCCTGATTTCCATCGGTGTACCCTGTGCGGCATTGCAGGCTATGATAATAGGATTGGTGGGGCAGCAAGGCATCCAGTATGTGGCTATTGTTTACGGCAGCCTGTTTGTATCTTGGATCATCATAGGGCTTATCCTCAATTATACTGTCAAAGGGTTCAGCCCGGAACTTATAATGGAGATTCCACCCTACCGTTTCCCACCGTGGCGAGTTATCGGAGAGAAACTCTGGCTAAGGGTCTATAGCTTTATAAAAGAAGCCCTGCCCATAGTGCTTGGAGCTGTACTGGTGGTAAACATCCTTTACATGATAGGAGTTTTCGACTTTATAGCTAACATCGCCGCTCCGGTCTTGACTGGGTTATTCGGGCTGCCCAAAGAGACAGTTGTTGCCCTAGCTATCGGCTTTTTGCGTAAGGATGTAGCCGTGGGCATGCTCGCTCCCCTGGGGCTAACCGCCAAGCAACTGGTCATAAGTACTACCGTTATGGCTATGTCCTTCCCCTGTGTGGCTACCTTTGTGGTGCTGGCTCGAGAGCTGGGAGCTAAGGACATGCTTAAAGCCACAGGTATAATGATTGCGGCAGCGCTAATAGTAGGCGGCCTGCTAAATCTGATTCTGTAA
- a CDS encoding 1-acyl-sn-glycerol-3-phosphate acyltransferase, with translation MIADWFKTRRYFGTTKQKQTHASVYEFPIKGGIVKRILRRPTSKITFKIARALVEGVLRVFVRLEIKDKENLPANGPIIAVFNHLNLIDPPLHIISILPRDSIIMAKEELFYYWPMPIFRILMDAAEAYPVRRRGTPEERQLATKYAEDVLAKGLVFGIYPEGTRSKAGCLKEAYHGCALIALSTSAPLIPVSILGTEKLRGIGWLTRPKVTITFGKPFTLPTVQGKPSEARLKELTEYIMGKVAAILPPEYRGIYKPC, from the coding sequence ATGATTGCGGACTGGTTCAAGACTCGCAGATATTTCGGCACCACCAAGCAAAAACAGACTCATGCCTCTGTCTATGAATTCCCAATCAAAGGCGGAATAGTCAAACGAATATTAAGAAGGCCAACTTCCAAGATAACTTTTAAGATAGCCAGAGCATTAGTCGAAGGTGTACTTAGAGTTTTTGTCCGCTTAGAGATAAAAGATAAGGAAAACCTGCCGGCAAACGGACCTATCATCGCTGTCTTCAATCACCTCAACTTGATAGACCCGCCTCTACATATAATCAGCATTTTGCCTCGAGATAGCATCATTATGGCCAAGGAGGAGCTGTTTTACTACTGGCCCATGCCTATCTTCCGCATATTAATGGATGCCGCGGAAGCCTATCCTGTGCGCCGCCGTGGAACTCCTGAGGAAAGACAGCTGGCGACGAAATACGCAGAAGACGTATTGGCAAAAGGTCTTGTCTTCGGTATATATCCTGAAGGCACACGGAGCAAGGCCGGCTGCCTAAAAGAAGCGTATCATGGTTGTGCACTCATAGCCTTGAGTACCAGCGCTCCCCTTATACCTGTTTCAATCCTCGGAACGGAGAAACTTAGGGGGATCGGCTGGCTGACTCGCCCAAAAGTAACCATCACTTTCGGCAAACCTTTCACGCTTCCAACTGTCCAAGGTAAGCCATCTGAAGCGCGGCTAAAAGAGCTTACCGAATACATAATGGGGAAGGTCGCTGCCATCCTGCCTCCAGAATACCGGGGTATTTATAAACCCTGCTGA
- the ispH gene encoding 4-hydroxy-3-methylbut-2-enyl diphosphate reductase — translation MAKVEVKKAREFGLCFGVRRAIKIIDKAAKENQEIATLGPIVHNRLVVANLADAGVKVINELDQVEDRVIAITSHGAPPQLLAQIQARKLSIIDTTCPIVRSAQKAAKKLAQAGFRVIIFGEATHPEVKGLLGWAGNDAVATLNGEEVAQLKLPRRLGIISQTTQSHAKFVEFINEVIRAVFPDVQELRIINTLCQETRKRQEAAIELAEKSDLMIVVGGHNSANTQRLAEICSPIVETHLIETAAEIERGWLSGKRHVGVTAGASTPDEAIEEVVLKLKSLAGDD, via the coding sequence ATGGCCAAGGTAGAAGTCAAAAAAGCTCGCGAGTTCGGCTTATGCTTCGGTGTCAGGCGAGCTATTAAAATAATCGATAAGGCGGCCAAAGAGAACCAGGAAATAGCAACACTGGGACCGATAGTGCATAATCGGCTAGTGGTAGCTAATCTGGCTGATGCTGGAGTTAAGGTCATAAATGAGCTAGACCAGGTTGAAGACAGGGTCATCGCTATTACCTCACACGGTGCCCCACCACAATTGCTGGCGCAGATTCAAGCTCGAAAGCTTAGTATAATCGACACTACCTGTCCCATAGTCCGCAGCGCCCAGAAAGCAGCTAAAAAACTGGCTCAGGCTGGCTTCCGTGTTATTATTTTCGGCGAAGCTACCCATCCTGAAGTTAAAGGGTTGCTGGGATGGGCAGGTAATGATGCTGTTGCCACTCTGAATGGAGAGGAGGTAGCTCAACTGAAACTGCCTCGTCGGCTGGGCATCATTTCGCAGACCACACAGAGCCACGCCAAGTTTGTCGAGTTTATTAATGAGGTCATCAGGGCCGTTTTCCCTGATGTCCAAGAATTGCGCATCATAAATACTCTTTGTCAGGAAACACGAAAACGGCAAGAAGCTGCTATAGAATTAGCTGAAAAAAGTGACCTGATGATAGTTGTTGGCGGACACAATAGTGCCAACACACAGCGTCTAGCTGAGATATGCTCACCTATTGTCGAAACTCATCTGATAGAAACCGCCGCCGAAATAGAAAGGGGCTGGCTTTCGGGAAAGCGGCATGTTGGTGTAACCGCCGGTGCCTCTACACCTGATGAAGCTATTGAAGAGGTGGTGTTAAAGCTGAAATCACTCGCCGGCGATGATTAG
- a CDS encoding histidine triad nucleotide-binding protein has protein sequence MECIFCRIVAGEIPADIVYQDKELLAFRDIHPQAPTHILIIPKSHIASMTELTSKQQALMGRLILLAKKLAEKEGISASGYRLSESTGADGGQLVPHLHFHLLGGRKLDDMLG, from the coding sequence ATGGAATGTATTTTTTGCCGGATTGTTGCCGGAGAAATACCTGCTGACATTGTTTACCAGGACAAAGAGCTTCTAGCTTTTCGGGATATCCATCCCCAGGCACCTACGCATATTCTCATCATACCCAAATCCCATATCGCCTCAATGACAGAGCTCACCAGCAAACAGCAAGCGTTAATGGGACGTCTCATCTTGCTGGCTAAAAAACTTGCTGAGAAAGAAGGCATTTCTGCCAGCGGTTATCGATTGTCGGAAAGTACTGGTGCTGATGGTGGCCAGCTTGTGCCTCATCTCCACTTCCACCTTCTTGGCGGTCGAAAATTGGATGATATGCTGGGTTAA
- a CDS encoding Lrp/AsnC family transcriptional regulator — translation MPAKAFVLIETEVGRTKDVVTALHGQKVKEIKSVDLVTGPYDVIAVVEHDDFNAVGALVTEKIHPIPGIKRTVTCLSIRVS, via the coding sequence ATGCCAGCCAAGGCCTTTGTGCTAATCGAGACGGAGGTAGGCAGGACCAAAGATGTGGTGACAGCCCTTCATGGTCAAAAGGTTAAGGAGATAAAGTCGGTTGACCTGGTAACTGGCCCTTACGATGTTATCGCTGTGGTTGAACATGATGACTTTAATGCCGTTGGCGCCTTGGTCACCGAGAAGATCCACCCTATACCAGGTATAAAGAGAACGGTTACCTGCTTATCAATCCGCGTGTCCTAG
- a CDS encoding CoA transferase, with amino-acid sequence MLALDGIRILDLTHLVPGALCTMILGDLGADVIKVGAPLGVGGRGAGLGMLLAGDEDGKQAAYDAMNRNKRSIGLNLRSDKGRDIFYQLAQTADVIVEGFRPGVVKRLGVDYEKIKEINPGIIYCSLSGYGQDGPYSKFSGHDVNYISIAGALNLIGTPDRPPVVPLNLLADFAGASLHGVIGIMAALVARDKTGRGQNVDIAYADGVITLLTWFISNYFSRGVMFNRGETWLHGAYPYYGVYEAKDGKYVSIGCVEPWFWENLCRALGREEYIPYCVSPEHFLHKPEGEKWEEISSNLRQVFLTKTRDEWFDFLSQKDVPVGKVYTLDEVFSDPQVLHRQMVLEIDHPTLGKVKHPGIAVKLSETPGKVRSLAPVFGEHTEAILRDLGYNKSQINELRQSNIIG; translated from the coding sequence ATGTTAGCTCTGGATGGTATCAGGATTTTGGACCTTACCCATCTGGTTCCCGGTGCTTTGTGCACTATGATTTTGGGCGACTTGGGTGCTGATGTAATTAAGGTGGGGGCACCGCTTGGTGTTGGTGGTCGGGGTGCCGGATTGGGCATGCTATTGGCAGGAGACGAAGATGGAAAACAAGCAGCTTATGACGCTATGAATCGCAATAAAAGGAGTATCGGGCTAAATCTCAGATCTGACAAAGGCCGTGACATATTCTACCAGCTGGCACAGACGGCTGATGTTATTGTTGAGGGTTTCAGGCCAGGCGTGGTTAAGCGCTTGGGTGTGGACTACGAAAAGATAAAGGAGATTAACCCCGGGATTATCTATTGCTCCCTCAGTGGCTACGGGCAGGATGGCCCGTACAGCAAATTCTCAGGACACGACGTAAACTATATATCAATAGCTGGTGCCCTTAATCTCATTGGCACTCCCGACCGACCACCAGTTGTCCCGTTAAATCTATTAGCAGATTTTGCTGGAGCTTCCTTGCATGGGGTTATCGGCATCATGGCAGCTTTGGTAGCCAGAGACAAAACAGGTAGAGGACAAAACGTGGATATCGCCTATGCAGATGGGGTAATCACCCTTCTGACGTGGTTCATTAGTAATTACTTTTCCAGAGGTGTTATGTTCAATAGAGGTGAAACCTGGCTTCATGGCGCTTATCCTTATTACGGTGTATATGAGGCTAAGGATGGCAAATATGTCAGCATCGGTTGTGTTGAGCCATGGTTCTGGGAGAACCTGTGTCGTGCTCTAGGCAGGGAGGAATATATACCTTATTGCGTTTCGCCAGAACATTTTCTTCACAAACCCGAGGGTGAGAAATGGGAGGAAATCTCTTCCAATCTGAGGCAGGTCTTCCTGACCAAGACCAGGGATGAGTGGTTTGATTTTTTATCCCAGAAGGACGTGCCGGTGGGAAAAGTCTATACTTTGGATGAAGTTTTCAGCGACCCTCAAGTGCTCCACCGTCAGATGGTTTTAGAGATAGACCATCCGACCTTGGGTAAGGTGAAACACCCCGGCATCGCGGTCAAGCTATCCGAGACTCCGGGCAAGGTGAGGAGCCTGGCACCTGTCTTCGGCGAGCATACCGAAGCGATATTGCGTGATTTAGGCTATAATAAGTCGCAAATTAACGAGTTGCGTCAATCTAACATAATAGGCTAA
- a CDS encoding DUF128 domain-containing protein has protein sequence MIGVETQEVERKELSILKILSESQEPLGARVLARRLKDYGVYLGERAVRYHLKLMDERGLTRLVSRDGRLITELGAEELGNALVRDKVGFAIARIELLAFRTDFDWEKRTGTIPVNISFFPKAKFARALQAMKPVFDAGICVSDLVAVAQGGEQLGELTVPENSIGLATVCSIVINGTLLKAGVPTDSRFGGILQIRNHQPLRFVELINYAGSSLDPSEVFIRARMTSVRDAAKAGNGKILANFREIPALCRPIAEKVVTELKDAGLGGLMVMGNTSEPVCEIPVELNRIGMVLIGGLNPVAAVEEAGIEAENYAMSTIMEYQKLKKFEEVTS, from the coding sequence GTGATAGGCGTTGAAACACAAGAGGTTGAGAGAAAAGAGCTCTCCATCCTAAAAATCCTGAGTGAATCTCAGGAACCTTTGGGGGCCAGGGTCCTTGCTCGACGACTGAAAGACTACGGGGTTTACCTGGGCGAAAGAGCAGTGAGATACCACCTCAAATTGATGGATGAACGAGGATTAACCAGGCTCGTCAGCCGGGATGGCCGGCTGATCACCGAATTGGGTGCAGAAGAGCTGGGCAATGCCCTAGTCAGAGACAAGGTCGGTTTTGCCATAGCCAGAATCGAACTGCTCGCCTTTCGTACCGATTTCGATTGGGAGAAACGCACCGGCACCATACCGGTTAACATCTCTTTCTTCCCCAAGGCGAAATTCGCTAGAGCACTTCAGGCAATGAAACCGGTTTTCGATGCAGGGATTTGCGTGAGCGACCTGGTGGCTGTAGCTCAAGGGGGAGAACAACTGGGTGAGCTAACTGTTCCTGAAAATAGCATAGGGTTGGCAACTGTGTGCAGCATCGTGATAAACGGCACTTTACTCAAGGCCGGCGTTCCCACGGATTCTCGATTCGGCGGCATACTGCAGATTCGAAACCACCAGCCGCTCCGTTTCGTGGAACTCATTAATTATGCCGGCTCTTCCCTCGACCCCTCCGAGGTATTCATCAGGGCCAGGATGACCTCAGTCAGAGACGCAGCCAAGGCAGGCAACGGTAAAATACTGGCTAATTTCCGTGAAATACCAGCCCTGTGCCGACCAATAGCTGAGAAGGTCGTGACTGAACTGAAGGATGCAGGTCTGGGAGGTCTGATGGTGATGGGTAATACCAGTGAGCCAGTGTGTGAAATCCCAGTGGAACTCAACAGGATAGGAATGGTTCTAATCGGAGGCCTGAATCCAGTGGCTGCCGTTGAGGAGGCAGGTATAGAAGCAGAAAACTATGCCATGAGCACTATCATGGAATATCAGAAATTAAAGAAATTTGAGGAGGTTACAAGTTGA
- the hisF gene encoding imidazole glycerol phosphate synthase subunit HisF, which translates to MKEIKVIPCLDVKEGRVVKGVKFVNMRDARDPVEAAEAYCREGADELVFLDIMASAEDRGTRLEWVKRVAEKVTIPFAVGGGIRDTKDMKDLFDLGVSKVSINTAAVRNPDLIKEASKKFGKQRLVVAIDGIKNPPNSGRPRLEVVVKSGMESTGLDIVEWAKKVEKLGAGEILLTSKDADGTKEGYDLEMTKAVAEAVSIPVTASGGAGKLEHLYEAVAIAKASAVLAASIFHFGEISIPEAKKYLKEKGIPVRIS; encoded by the coding sequence TTGAAAGAGATAAAAGTTATACCGTGTCTGGATGTAAAGGAGGGGAGGGTAGTTAAGGGGGTAAAGTTCGTCAACATGAGGGATGCGCGCGACCCGGTAGAGGCTGCAGAAGCTTACTGCCGAGAAGGGGCGGATGAGCTGGTCTTCCTCGACATTATGGCTAGTGCCGAAGACAGGGGAACAAGACTGGAATGGGTCAAGAGGGTAGCAGAGAAAGTCACCATTCCCTTCGCTGTAGGCGGTGGCATCAGAGACACCAAAGACATGAAAGATTTATTTGACCTGGGCGTAAGCAAGGTCTCCATCAATACTGCTGCCGTCAGAAATCCAGACCTGATAAAGGAAGCATCAAAAAAGTTCGGCAAGCAAAGGCTTGTTGTTGCCATTGACGGCATTAAAAATCCGCCGAATAGCGGCCGTCCCAGATTAGAGGTGGTGGTTAAGAGCGGCATGGAGTCAACGGGATTGGACATCGTCGAGTGGGCAAAAAAGGTGGAGAAATTGGGTGCCGGAGAGATTTTGCTTACCAGCAAGGATGCCGATGGCACCAAGGAAGGATATGATTTGGAGATGACCAAGGCCGTAGCTGAAGCTGTAAGCATACCGGTTACAGCTTCGGGCGGTGCCGGTAAATTAGAGCACCTTTACGAAGCCGTAGCCATTGCCAAAGCTTCAGCAGTCCTGGCGGCGTCAATATTTCACTTTGGAGAAATATCCATACCCGAAGCCAAAAAATACCTTAAGGAAAAAGGAATACCGGTAAGAATAAGTTAA